The Thermosynechococcus sp. HN-54 DNA segment ACCCACGGGCGAGATTGTGGGACTATCGGATCGCATTGTGAGAGACTTGCCGGGGTTTGTACGTGAACCCGATAGCCGCAATGTCGAATTTACAACCCCCCCTGTGCTTCTCTATGACCAAGCCCTCTGTGACCTGCTGCGACCCCGCTTTCGGCTGCGCGCTTATCTGCAATCTTTGGGGGATTTAACGCTGGTTCCCGGTAGTACGCTGAGTCTAGGGGATACTCAACACTTTTATCGCTCTGACCCCCAGAATCCCTACCACACCTACATTGAGCAAACCTATGGCACACGGGTTGTCACCGCCAGTGTCCACATCAACATTGGCCTGCGGGATCCAGAAGAGTTGATCCGTGCCTGTCGGCTGGTGCGGCTGGAGGCACCCCTGTTTCTGGCACTAAGTGCTGCTTCACCGTTTCTCGACGGCAAGGTGACGGGCTATCACTCCACCCGTTGGGCAATCTTTCCCAAAACACCCCCGCAAGTGCCCCTATTTACCAGCCATGGCCATTTTATTGAGTGGACAGAGCAGCAACTCCAACTCGGCACAATGCAAAATGTGCGGCATTTGTGGAGTTCCGTTCGCCCCAATGGCGATCGCCGGCCCTATGATCTCAATCGTCTTGAGCTGCGCATTTGTGATCTAGTCACGGATCCCATTGCCCTACTGGCGATTACCGCTCTCCTAGAGGCACGACTCCTGCAATTGCTCGATACCCCTGACCTTGACCCTCTGCGCTGGGGCGATGGCGAAATGCTGGCACAATTAGCAGATGACAATGAGCAGCTGGCTGCAAAAAGTAGTCTAGAGGCCGTGCTGACCCATTGGCGCGATCGCCGGCAACTGACAGCAGCCGCTTGGGTCGCTGAACTGTATGAAGAGGTTTGGCCGATCGCCAAAGCCCAGGGCTTTAGCTGCTTTCTCGCCCCGATCAAGAAACTCCTGCGACAGGGAAATACTGCCCAGCAATGGCTGGCTCAATATGCAGCGGGGCAATCAATGCCTGAGATCATGGCCGCAGCCGTGCGGGAAATGGCCGCTACCGAACAGGAATTTGCTGATCAACTCTGTCAACCAGTG contains these protein-coding regions:
- the gshA gene encoding glutamate--cysteine ligase, which produces MLSKGFEVELYTGKPTGEIVGLSDRIVRDLPGFVREPDSRNVEFTTPPVLLYDQALCDLLRPRFRLRAYLQSLGDLTLVPGSTLSLGDTQHFYRSDPQNPYHTYIEQTYGTRVVTASVHINIGLRDPEELIRACRLVRLEAPLFLALSAASPFLDGKVTGYHSTRWAIFPKTPPQVPLFTSHGHFIEWTEQQLQLGTMQNVRHLWSSVRPNGDRRPYDLNRLELRICDLVTDPIALLAITALLEARLLQLLDTPDLDPLRWGDGEMLAQLADDNEQLAAKSSLEAVLTHWRDRRQLTAAAWVAELYEEVWPIAKAQGFSCFLAPIKKLLRQGNTAQQWLAQYAAGQSMPEIMAAAVREMAATEQEFADQLCQPVAAVRG